The Vigna radiata var. radiata cultivar VC1973A unplaced genomic scaffold, Vradiata_ver6 scaffold_381, whole genome shotgun sequence genome includes a window with the following:
- the LOC106780081 gene encoding syntaxin-61 isoform X2 codes for MPSAQDPFYVVKSEIQDSIDKLQSTFHQWESTSNAAEQGRLTKEVRAGCESIEWQVDELDKAIAVASRDPSWYGIDEIELESRRTWTSNARSQVVTMKKSLEAGKGSSTTSHSSVNGMRQELMRLPSSHKNDTYNQYAARDNDDFIESESDRQMLLIKKQDEELDELSESVRRIGGVGLTIHDELTAQDRILEELGSEMDSTTNRLDFVQVKKSGNGYEEG; via the exons ATGCCCTCTGCTCAGGATCCATTTTATGTGGTCAAGTCCGAGATTCAAGACTcg ATTGATAAGCTGCAATCTACTTTTCATCAATGGGAAAGCACTTCCAATGCTGCAGAACAGGGACGTCTTACGAAGGAGGTTCGTGCTGGATGCGAAAGCATAGAGTGGCAG GTGGATGAATTGGATAAAGCAATTGCTGTAGCGTCTAGAGATCCTTCTTGGTATGGAATTGACGAAATTGAGCTTGAAAGCCGAAGGACATGGACAAGCAATGCTCGATCTCAG GTTGTCACAATGAAGAAATCATTGGAGGCTGGAAAGGGCTCAAGTACCACAAGCCACAGCAGTGTAAATGGGATGCGCCAAGAACTCATGAGGCTACCAAGTTCTCATAAAAATGATACCTACAACCAGTATGCTGCCCGAGATAATGATGATTTCATAGAATCGGAATCAGATAGACAAATGCTTCTTATAAA GAAACAGGATGAGGAATTAGATGAGCTTAGTGAAAGTGTACGTAGAATTGGAGGTGTTGGACTTACAATTCATGATGAACTCACTGCACAG GACAGGATTCTAGAGGAACTTGGTTCTGAGATGGACAGTACAACAAATCGTCTTGATTTTGTCCAAGTGA AAAAAAGTGGGAATGGTTATGAAGAAGGCTAG
- the LOC106780083 gene encoding cytochrome P450 CYP736A12-like: MVSLKSPPETLRLYPVAPLLVPRECREDVTIDGYCIKKKSRVIVNAWAVGRDSKVWSDNAEEFCPERFSNSNVDIKGFDFRLIPFGSGRRGCPGIHLGLTNAKIVLAQLVHCFNWELPLGMSPDELDMTEKFGLTMPRSKHLLAVPTYRLADEIGKQ, translated from the coding sequence ATGGTTTCACTAAAATCCCCGCCAGAGACACTAAGGTTGTACCCTGTTGCACCTTTGCTGGTACCTCGTGAGTGTAGAGAAGATGTTACTATAGATGGTTACTGCATAAAGAAAAAGTCAAGAGTGATAGTGAATGCATGGGCTGTGGGGAGAGATTCTAAAGTTTGGTCAGATAATGCTGAGGAGTTTTGTCCTGAAAGATTTTCAAATAGCAATGTGGACATAAAAGGATTTGACTTTAGACTCATACCATTTGGTTCAGGTCGCAGAGGGTGCCCTGGGATTCATTTGGGTCTCACCAATGCTAAGATTGTTCTGGCTCAATTGGTTCATTGCTTCAATTGGGAGCTTCCTTTGGGCATGTCCCCTGATGAATTGGACATGACTGAGAAATTTGGTCTTACAATGCCAAGAAGTAAGCATTTGCTAGCTGTGCCAACTTATCGCCTAGCAgatgaaattggaaagcaaTAA
- the LOC106780081 gene encoding syntaxin-61 isoform X1 → MPSAQDPFYVVKSEIQDSIDKLQSTFHQWESTSNAAEQGRLTKEVRAGCESIEWQVDELDKAIAVASRDPSWYGIDEIELESRRTWTSNARSQVVTMKKSLEAGKGSSTTSHSSVNGMRQELMRLPSSHKNDTYNQYAARDNDDFIESESDRQMLLIKKQDEELDELSESVRRIGGVGLTIHDELTAQDRILEELGSEMDSTTNRLDFVQKKVGMVMKKASTKGQIMMICALLALFIFLFILVFFT, encoded by the exons ATGCCCTCTGCTCAGGATCCATTTTATGTGGTCAAGTCCGAGATTCAAGACTcg ATTGATAAGCTGCAATCTACTTTTCATCAATGGGAAAGCACTTCCAATGCTGCAGAACAGGGACGTCTTACGAAGGAGGTTCGTGCTGGATGCGAAAGCATAGAGTGGCAG GTGGATGAATTGGATAAAGCAATTGCTGTAGCGTCTAGAGATCCTTCTTGGTATGGAATTGACGAAATTGAGCTTGAAAGCCGAAGGACATGGACAAGCAATGCTCGATCTCAG GTTGTCACAATGAAGAAATCATTGGAGGCTGGAAAGGGCTCAAGTACCACAAGCCACAGCAGTGTAAATGGGATGCGCCAAGAACTCATGAGGCTACCAAGTTCTCATAAAAATGATACCTACAACCAGTATGCTGCCCGAGATAATGATGATTTCATAGAATCGGAATCAGATAGACAAATGCTTCTTATAAA GAAACAGGATGAGGAATTAGATGAGCTTAGTGAAAGTGTACGTAGAATTGGAGGTGTTGGACTTACAATTCATGATGAACTCACTGCACAG GACAGGATTCTAGAGGAACTTGGTTCTGAGATGGACAGTACAACAAATCGTCTTGATTTTGTCCAA AAAAAAGTGGGAATGGTTATGAAGAAGGCTAGTACAAAGGGTCAGATCATGATGATATGTGCTTTGTTGGCCCTGTTCATCTTCCTATTTATCTTAGTATTCTTCACCTAG